One genomic segment of Pongo pygmaeus isolate AG05252 chromosome 19, NHGRI_mPonPyg2-v2.0_pri, whole genome shotgun sequence includes these proteins:
- the CNP gene encoding 2',3'-cyclic-nucleotide 3'-phosphodiesterase translates to MNRGFSRKSHTFLPKIFFRKMSSSGTKDKPELQFPFLQDEDTVATLQECKTLFILRGLPGSGKSTLARVIVDKYRDGTKMVSADAYKITPGARGAFSEEYKRLDEDLAAYCRRRDIRILVLDDTNHERERLEQLFEMADQYQYQVVLVEPKTAWRLDCAQLKEKNQWQLSADDLKKLKPGLEKDFLPLYFGWFLTKKSSETLRKAGQVFLEELGNHKAFKKELRQFIPGDEPREKMDLVTYFGKRPPGVLHCTTKFCDYGKAPGAEEYAQQDVLKKSYSKAFTLTISALFVTPKTTGARVELSEQQLQLWPSDVDKLSPTDNLPRGSRAHITLGCAADVEAVQTGLDLLEILRQEKGGSRGEEVGELSRGKLYSLGNGRWMLTLAKNMEVRAIFTGYYGKGKPVPTQGSRKGGALQSCTII, encoded by the exons AACAGAGGCTTCTCCCGAAAAAGCCACACATTCCTGCCCAAGATCTTCTTCCGCAAGATGTCATCCTCAGGGACCAAGGACAAGCCTGAGCTGCAGTTTCCCTTCCTTCAGGATGAGGACACAGTGGCCACGCTGCAAGAGTGCAAGACTCTCTTCATCTTGCGCGGCCTGCCAGGAAGCGGCAAGTCCACGCTGGCACGGGTCATCGTGGACAAGTACCGTGATGGCACCAAGATGGTGTCGGCTGACGCTTACAAGATCACCCCCGGCGCTCGAGGAGCCTTCTCCGAGGAGTACAAGCGGCTCGATGAGGACCTGGCTGCCTACTGCCGCCGCCGGGACATCAGAATTCTTGTGCTTGATGACACCAACCACGAACGGGAACGGCTGGAGCAGCTCTTTGAAATGGCCGACCAGTATCAGTACCAGGTGGTGCTGGTGGAGCCCAAGACGGCATGGCGGCTGGACTGTGCCCAGCTCAAGGAGAAGAACCAGTGGCAGCTGTCGGCTGATGACCTGAAGAAGCTGAAGCCTGGGCTGGAGAAGGACTTCCTGCCGCTCTACTTCGGCTGGTTCCTGACCAAGAAGAGCTCTGAGACCCTCCGCAAAGCCGGCCAGGTCTTCCTGGAAGAGCTGGGGAACCACAAGGCCTTCAAGAAGGAGCTGCGACAAT TCATCCCTGGGGATGAGCCCAGGGAGAAGATGGACTTGGTCACCTACTTTGGAAAGAGACCCCCAGGCGTGCTGCATTGCACAACCAAGTTTTGTGACTACGGGAAGGCTCCCGGGGCAGAGGAATACGCTCAACAAGAT GTGTTAAAGAAATCTTACTCCAAGGCCTTCACACTGACCATCTCTGCCCTCTTTGTGACACCCAAGACGACTGGGGCCCGGGTGGAGTTAAGCGAGCAGCAACTGCAGTTGTGGCCGAGTGATGTGGACAAGCTGTCACCCACTGACAACCTGCCGCGGGGGAGCCGCGCCCACATCACCCTCGGCTGCGCAGCTGACGTAGAGGCCGTGCAGACGGGCCTTGACCTCTTAGAGATTCTGCGGCAGGAGAAGGGGGGCAGCCGAGGCGAGGAGGTGGGCGAGCTAAGCCGGGGCAAGCTCTATTCCTTGGGCAATGGGCGCTGGATGCTGACCCTGGCCAAGAACATGGAGGTCAGGGCCATCTTCACGGGGTACTACGGGAAAGGCAAACCCGTGCCCACGCAAGGCAGCCGGAAGGGGGGCGCCTTGCAGTCCTGCACCATCATATGA